Proteins encoded within one genomic window of Prosthecochloris marina:
- the pstB gene encoding phosphate ABC transporter ATP-binding protein PstB, whose protein sequence is MQMTAEEREVNKVAAKSGANREIFLPPERERVKDGGKPHVSAKNFSIFYGNFEAVKKVNADILSKYVTAIIGPSGCGKSTFLRAINRMNDLIPSCYTTGTLMFDGEDVYGRYTDEVQLRKKIGMVFQKPNPFPKSIFDNIAYGPRLHGVKDKKMLEEVVEKSLRKAALWDEVKDRLDRNALGLSGGQQQRLCVARTLAVEPEILLLDEPTSALDPKATAKIEDLIEELRGSYTILIVTHNMQQASRVSDYTMFYYEGDLVEYAPTKQLFTNPRDQVTEDYITGRFS, encoded by the coding sequence ATGCAGATGACCGCAGAAGAAAGAGAGGTAAACAAGGTCGCAGCCAAAAGTGGAGCGAACCGGGAAATTTTTCTTCCTCCTGAAAGAGAGAGGGTCAAGGATGGAGGAAAGCCTCATGTCAGTGCAAAGAATTTCTCGATTTTCTACGGGAACTTTGAGGCGGTAAAAAAGGTCAATGCCGATATTCTATCGAAGTACGTCACTGCTATTATCGGGCCCAGCGGTTGTGGAAAGAGCACGTTTTTACGTGCAATAAACCGTATGAACGATCTCATCCCTTCCTGTTATACAACCGGAACGCTTATGTTTGACGGCGAGGATGTGTATGGCAGGTATACCGATGAAGTCCAGCTCAGGAAGAAAATCGGAATGGTTTTCCAGAAACCGAATCCTTTTCCGAAGTCAATTTTTGACAACATCGCTTACGGACCTCGACTTCATGGCGTGAAAGATAAAAAAATGCTCGAGGAAGTCGTTGAGAAAAGCCTTCGTAAAGCGGCTTTGTGGGATGAAGTGAAGGATCGTCTCGACAGGAACGCTCTCGGGTTGAGCGGAGGTCAGCAGCAGCGTTTATGTGTTGCCCGTACCCTTGCGGTTGAGCCGGAAATACTTTTGCTCGATGAACCTACATCGGCTCTGGACCCCAAGGCAACGGCTAAAATAGAAGATCTTATCGAGGAATTACGGGGCAGTTATACTATACTTATCGTGACTCATAACATGCAACAGGCGTCGCGTGTCTCCGATTACACCATGTTTTATTATGAAGGTGATCTTGTAGAATATGCCCCGACCAAACAGCTTTTTACCAATCCAAGAGATCAGGTGACCGAGGATTACATCACCGGAAGGTTCAGCTGA
- a CDS encoding DoxX-like family protein has product MNRFKENFPVLVTARLVLAFSWIYQGMVPKIICQSPGEIELLEHIVKVHELACTMVIWMGYGEVLFGFLLLFTSRSWVFLLNILALAVLLIYVAVFQPELFTLPFNPLILNVSLIGMSLIAYDELRKNNYRAER; this is encoded by the coding sequence ATGAACCGGTTTAAAGAGAATTTCCCTGTCCTTGTTACAGCCCGTCTGGTCCTGGCTTTTTCGTGGATATACCAGGGGATGGTGCCCAAGATTATCTGTCAAAGTCCCGGAGAGATAGAGCTTTTAGAGCATATTGTCAAAGTTCATGAACTGGCCTGTACAATGGTGATCTGGATGGGATACGGCGAGGTGTTGTTCGGATTTCTTCTTCTGTTTACCTCCCGCAGTTGGGTCTTCCTGCTGAATATTTTAGCTTTAGCCGTTCTTCTGATCTACGTTGCCGTTTTTCAGCCTGAACTTTTTACATTGCCGTTCAATCCGTTGATTCTCAATGTATCTCTTATCGGTATGTCCCTGATAGCTTACGATGAACTCAGAAAAAACAACTATCGTGCAGAGCGTTGA
- the phoU gene encoding phosphate signaling complex protein PhoU — MADRPVHEHIKDLSNSLVILSDKVLKNFSGAMAALLSSDLEGGDHIKLADGEIDASEVRLEEQCLVFLALQQPVARDLRTIITILKINTDLERIGDLAVHISERVPEIDQAFLRDFHFEKMGDLAKEMVQKSIQAFVNKDRQLAEEVCDMDEKLDAIHRAVFKKVSAEIRHAEADATQYIVAMSISRYIERIGDHATRIAREVLYLITGEIIRHTESSFEKLIQSLKD; from the coding sequence ATGGCGGACAGACCCGTTCACGAGCACATAAAGGATTTATCCAACTCTTTGGTTATCCTTTCCGACAAGGTTCTGAAAAACTTTTCGGGAGCGATGGCGGCTTTGTTGAGCAGCGACCTGGAAGGGGGGGATCATATTAAGCTTGCTGATGGTGAAATCGATGCCTCGGAAGTCAGGCTCGAAGAACAATGTCTTGTTTTTCTGGCGCTTCAACAGCCGGTGGCAAGGGATCTGAGAACTATCATCACTATCCTGAAGATCAATACGGATCTTGAAAGAATCGGCGATCTGGCCGTGCATATTTCCGAAAGAGTCCCTGAAATCGATCAGGCGTTTCTCAGAGATTTTCATTTTGAAAAGATGGGAGACCTGGCAAAAGAGATGGTTCAGAAGTCTATACAGGCTTTTGTCAACAAGGACCGCCAGCTTGCCGAAGAGGTTTGTGATATGGATGAAAAGCTCGATGCAATCCATCGGGCAGTATTTAAAAAGGTATCTGCAGAAATACGGCATGCGGAGGCCGATGCTACACAGTATATCGTCGCGATGAGCATTTCACGATACATTGAAAGAATCGGTGATCATGCAACCAGAATTGCAAGAGAAGTTCTCTATCTCATCACTGGCGAGATTATCCGTCATACTGAAAGTTCCTTCGAAAAGCTTATCCAGTCTTTGAAAGATTAG
- a CDS encoding phosphate signaling complex PhoU family protein — MKLFGKKSAEGGGAKKGIEKVARPDAFTIKIDPVKFRLATKPEGPVHEQLETLKQKLTKLSSNVENNLMLVIRASTKKNSDLAQSAFEFDKEYIQKGKFEVEYLCLAYSCFQDLGEENKKVVDTAREIMQKLEVIGQYALNIADKTEYIQLANVEVLHKDEYDLKPMGDITAEMIKKAVEAFASGNSKHASETLDMMKEIDEIYEKAVTKLSAEVTDQNITNSTGILSVVEHVKMSADISCDISRMLL, encoded by the coding sequence ATGAAACTTTTCGGGAAAAAAAGTGCCGAGGGTGGTGGCGCAAAAAAGGGAATAGAAAAAGTTGCCCGTCCAGATGCTTTTACAATCAAGATCGATCCGGTCAAGTTCAGACTTGCGACAAAACCCGAAGGTCCGGTTCATGAGCAGCTTGAGACACTGAAGCAGAAGCTGACAAAACTTTCCTCAAATGTCGAGAACAATCTGATGCTCGTTATCCGTGCATCGACCAAGAAAAACAGCGATCTTGCACAATCGGCGTTCGAGTTTGACAAGGAGTATATTCAGAAAGGTAAGTTTGAGGTGGAGTATCTTTGTTTGGCTTACAGTTGTTTCCAGGATCTTGGTGAAGAAAACAAGAAAGTGGTCGATACGGCTCGTGAAATTATGCAGAAACTGGAAGTTATCGGTCAATATGCGCTGAATATTGCGGACAAGACCGAGTATATCCAGTTGGCAAACGTCGAAGTTCTGCACAAAGACGAGTATGATCTCAAGCCTATGGGAGATATAACAGCCGAGATGATCAAAAAAGCCGTTGAAGCTTTTGCCAGTGGAAACAGTAAGCACGCTTCCGAAACTCTCGATATGATGAAAGAGATCGATGAGATTTACGAAAAGGCGGTTACAAAACTCAGCGCTGAAGTGACTGACCAGAACATCACAAATTCCACAGGGATTCTCTCTGTTGTCGAACATGTGAAAATGTCGGCAGATATATCGTGCGATATATCCCGCATGCTTTTGTAA